The region GCAAAAAAATAACCACGAATTACACATTTCTCACAATTTAAATTCGTGGAAATTAGTGTAATTCGTGGCTAAAAAAATCAGTTTAAAGTCTTACTTCTTAGGTAAAGCTTTAAAACCCATATTGTAAAGCGTAAAAGCCTGAATGTCTACATTCTCCTGAATGCTTGCTGCAACAGATTTCCCTGCTCCGTGACCTGCTTTAACATCAATTCTAATTAAAATCGGATTGTCTCCTGTTTGTTTTTCCTGCAATTCAGAAGCAAATTTAAAACTGTGTGCCGGAACCACACGATCATCATGATCACCTGTAGTAACCATTGTTGCAGGATAATGTGTTCCTTTTTTAACATTGTGAACCGGTGAATATCCTTTTAAGTATTCGAACATTTCTTTGTTGTCCTGAGCCGTTCCGTAATCAAAAGCCCATCCTGCGCCTGCTGTAAAGGCATTATAGCGGAGCATATCCATAACTCCAACTGCAGGTAAAGCCACTTTCATCAGATCAGGACGCTGTGTCATAGTTGCGCCCACCAATAATCCTCCATTTGATCCTCCGCGAATAGCTAAATAATCTGATGAAGTATATTTTTGAGCAATTAGATATTCAGCAGCAGCGATAAAATCATCAAATACGTTTTGTTTTTGAAGCTTAGTTCCTGCATTGTGCCATTTCTTTCCGTATTCACCACCACCTCTTAAGTTGGCAACAGCATAAACTCCTCCGTTTTCCATCCAAACGGCATTTGCGATACTAAAGGATGGAGTCAGACTGATGTTAAATCCGCCGTAACCGTATAAGATTGTTGGGTTTTTACCATCTAGTTTTGTTCCTTTTTTATAAGTAATAATCATAGGAACTTTTGTACCGTCTTTTGAAGTATAAAATACTTGTTTGGATTCATAATCTTCACTTTTGAAATCCACTTTTGGTTTCTGATAAATTTCAGATTTACCTGATTTTGGTTCAAAAGAATAAATACTTCCCGGAGTTGTATAATTCGTAAAGCTGTAGTATAAAATCTTTTCTTCTTTTTTTCCGCCAAAACCACCGGCTGTTCCCACAGCAGGAAGTTTGATTTCACGAACTAATTTTCCGTTATAATCATATTGTTGTACAAACGAAACAGCATCTTTTGTATAATTGGCAAAAAAGTACCCTGCACCAGTTGAAGGAGATAAAACATTCTCTGTTTCTTTGATAAAATCTTTCCAGTTTTCTACTTTAGGATTATTAGCATCTACAGTAACCACACGTACATTCGGTGCATTCAGATCGGTTTCTATAAATAATTTACTGCCTTCATTTTCAATAATAGAATTGGAACTATTGAAATTATCTACAATTGTAACGATTGGACTATTTGGTTTAGTCAGATCTTTAATATATAGTTCATTCCCATAAGTTGAATTAGCCGCAGTAATAATTAAATAGCGATCATCTTCTGTAACATAACCGCCAACATATCTTCTTTTCTGATCGGCACCAAAAATTACTTTATCGTCTTTTTGAGAAGTTCCCAGTTTGTGGAAATATAATTTGTGCTGATCTGTTTTGGCAGACAATTCACTTCCTTTTGGTTTATCATAGCTGGAATAGTAAAAACCTTCGTTTTTGTACCACGATACGCCACTGAATTTTACATCAACCAGAGTATCTTCCAAAACTTTCTTAGAAATAGCATCAATAATAATAACTTTTCTCCAGTCACTTCCGCCTTCAGAAATAGAATAGGCAGCTTTGTTTCCATCTTTAGAAAAATTTAAACCACCCAGTGAAGTAGTTCCGTCTTTAGAGAAAGTATTCGGATCAAGGAAAATTTCATCTTTTCCATCTTTTCCTTTTCTGTATACTACAGATTGATTCTGAAGTCCGTTGTTTTTAGAGTAATAAGTAAATTTTCCTTCTGTAAACGGAGCACCAATTTTTTCATAGTTCCAGAGTTGTTCCATTCGTTTTTTAA is a window of Flavobacterium crocinum DNA encoding:
- a CDS encoding prolyl oligopeptidase family serine peptidase, whose translation is MKKTFLLMAITTAGISFAQNKIKYPETKKGETVDVYFDTKVSDPYRWLEDDKSAETGAWVKAENEVTYAYLDKIPFREELKKRMEQLWNYEKIGAPFTEGKFTYYSKNNGLQNQSVVYRKGKDGKDEIFLDPNTFSKDGTTSLGGLNFSKDGNKAAYSISEGGSDWRKVIIIDAISKKVLEDTLVDVKFSGVSWYKNEGFYYSSYDKPKGSELSAKTDQHKLYFHKLGTSQKDDKVIFGADQKRRYVGGYVTEDDRYLIITAANSTYGNELYIKDLTKPNSPIVTIVDNFNSSNSIIENEGSKLFIETDLNAPNVRVVTVDANNPKVENWKDFIKETENVLSPSTGAGYFFANYTKDAVSFVQQYDYNGKLVREIKLPAVGTAGGFGGKKEEKILYYSFTNYTTPGSIYSFEPKSGKSEIYQKPKVDFKSEDYESKQVFYTSKDGTKVPMIITYKKGTKLDGKNPTILYGYGGFNISLTPSFSIANAVWMENGGVYAVANLRGGGEYGKKWHNAGTKLQKQNVFDDFIAAAEYLIAQKYTSSDYLAIRGGSNGGLLVGATMTQRPDLMKVALPAVGVMDMLRYNAFTAGAGWAFDYGTAQDNKEMFEYLKGYSPVHNVKKGTHYPATMVTTGDHDDRVVPAHSFKFASELQEKQTGDNPILIRIDVKAGHGAGKSVAASIQENVDIQAFTLYNMGFKALPKK